From Callithrix jacchus isolate 240 chromosome 15, calJac240_pri, whole genome shotgun sequence, one genomic window encodes:
- the USP19 gene encoding ubiquitin carboxyl-terminal hydrolase 19 isoform X24, giving the protein MSGGASATGPRRGPPGLEDASSKKKQKDRANQESKDGDPRKETGSRYVTQAGLELLASGDPSASASCAAGITGSHHRTRLFFPSSSGSASTPREEQTKAELLLDWRQSAEEVIVKLRVGVGPLQLEDIDAAFTDTDCVVRFSGGQQWGGVFYAEIKGSCAKVQTRKGSLLHLTLPKKVPMLTWPSLLKPLGTQELVPGLQCQENGKELSPIALEPGPEPHRAKQEARNQKRAQGRGEVEADEQHCIPPLNPQTCLLGSEENLALSVGEKAVSPGNDPVSPAMVRSRNPVKDDCVKEEMTVAADAATLVDEPESMVNLAFVKNDSYEKGPDSVVVHVYVKEICRDTSRVLFREQDFTLIFQTRDGNFLRLHPGCGPHTIFRWQVKLRNLIEPEQCTFCFTASRIDICLRKRQSQRWGGLEAPAARGAVGGAKVAVPTGPTPLDSTPPGGAPHSLTGQEEARAVEKDKSKARSEDTGLDSVAARTPMEHVTPKPETHLASPKPTCMVPPMPHSPVSGDSVEEEEEEEKKVCLPGFTGLVNLGNTCFMNSVIQSLSNTRELRDFFHDRSFEAEINYNNPLGTGGRLAIGFAVLLRALWKGTHHAFQPSKLKAIVASKASQFTGYAQHDAQEFMAFLLDGLHEDLNRIQNKPYTETVDSDGRPDEVVAEEAWQRHKMRNDSFIVDLFQGQYKSKLVCPVCAKVSITFDPFLYLPVPLPQKQKVLPVFYFAREPHSKPVKFLVSISKENSTASEVLDSLSQSVHVKPENLRLAEVIKNRFQRVFLPSHSLDTVSPSDMLLCFELLSPELAKERVVVLEVQQRPQVPSVPISKCAACQRKQQSEDEKLKRCTRCYRVGYCNQLCQKTHWPDHKGLCRPENIGYPFLVSVPASRLTYARLAQLLEGYARYSVSVFQPPFQPGRMALESQSPGCTTLLSTGSLEAGDSERDPIQPPELQLVTPVADGDTGPLRVWTAPDRGPVPSTSGISSDMLASGPIEVGSLPASERVSRPEAAVPGYQHPSEALNAHTPQFFIYKIDSSNREQRLEDKGDTPLELGDDCSLALVWRNNERLQEFVLVASKELECAEDPGSAGEAARAGHFTLDQCLNLFTRPEVLAPEEAWYCPQCKQHREASKQLLLWRLPNVLIVQLKRFSFRSFIWRDKINDLVEFPVRNLDLSKFCIGQKEEQLPNYDLYAVINHYGGMIGGHYTACARLPNDRSSQRSDVGWRLFDDSTVTTVDESQVVTRYAYVLFYRRRNSPVERPPRAGHSEHHPDLGPAAEAAASQASRIWQELEAEEEPVPEGPGPMGPWGPQDWVGPPPRGPTTPDEGCLRYFVLGTVAALVALVLNVFYPLVSQSRWR; this is encoded by the exons ATGTCTGGAGGGGCCAGTGCAACAGGCCCAAGGAGAGGGCCCCCAGGACTGGAGGATGCCAGTAGTAAGAAGAAGCAGAAGGATCGAGCAAACCAGGAGAGCAAGGATGGAGATCCTAGGAAAG agacagggtctcgatatgttacccaggctggtcttgaactcctggcctcaggtgatccttctgcctcagcctcctgtgcagctgggattacaggatcacACCACCGTACCCGGCTGTTCTTTCCTTCGTCGTCAGGGTCAGCATCCACTCCTCGAGAGGAGCAGACCAAAGCAG AGTTGTTGCTCGATTGGAGGCAGAGTGCAGAAGAGGTAATTGTCAAGCTTCGTGTGGGAGTAGGTCCCCTTCAGCTGGAGGACATAGATGCGGCTTTCACAGATACAGACTGTGTGGTGCGGTTTTCAG gtggTCAGCAGTGGGGTGGTGTCTTCTATGCTGAGATAAAAGGATCTTGTGCTAAAGTGCAAACCCGCAAGGGGAGTCTCCTGCACCTGACACTGCCCAAGAAGGTGCCTATGCTCACGTGGCCCTCTCTCCTG AAACCTCTAGGGACCCAGGAGCTGGTGCCGGGGCTGCAGTGCCAGGAGAATGGGAAGGAACTCTCTCCCATTGCCCTAGAGCCAGGCCCTGAGCCCCACCGGGCTAAGCAGGAGGCCCGGAACCAGAAGCGGGCCCAGGGCCGTGGTGAG GTTGAGGCTGATGAACAGCATTGCATACCACCACTGAACCCCCAaacctgcctcctgggctcagaggagAATTTAGCCCTTTCAGTAGGAGAGAAAGCAGTGTCTCCCGGGAATGACCCAGTGTCTCCAGCCATGGTCCGGAGCAGAAATCCTGTGAAAGATGACTGTGTCAAGGAGGAGATGACAGTGGCAGCAGATGCTGCAACCTTGGTGGATG AACCTGAGTCGATGGTGAACCTGGCATTTGTCAAGAATGACTCGTATGAGAAAGGCCCGGATTCAGTGGTGGTGCACGTGTACGTGAAGGAGATCTGCAGGGATACCTCAAGAGTACTCTTCCGTGAGCAGGACTTCACACTCATCTTCCAGACCAG GGATGGAAACTTCTTGAGGCTGCACCCGGGTTGTGGGCCCCACACCATCTTCCGTTGGCAGGTGAAGCTCAG GAATCTGATTGAGCCAGAGCAGTGCACCTTCTGTTTCACGGCTTCTCGCATCGACATCTGCCTTCGTAAGAGGCAGAGTCAGCGCTGGGGGGGCCTGGAGGCCCCAGCTGCACGAG GTGCAGTGGGTGGTGCAAAGGTTGCCGTGCCGACAGGTCCAACCCCTCTGGATTCAACCCCACCAGGAGGTgctccccactccctgacaggccagGAGGAGGCCCGGGCTGTGGAGAAGGATAAATCCAAGGCAAGATCTGAGGACACGGGGCTAGACAGTGTGGCAGCCCGCACACCCATGGAGCATGTAACCCCAAAGCCAGAGACACACCTGGCCTCG CCCAAGCCCACATGTATGGTGCCTCCCATGCCCCACAGCCCAGTGAGTGGAGAcagtgtggaggaggaggaagaagaagagaagaaggtgTGTCTGCCAGGCTTCACTGGCCTTGTCAATTTAGGCAACACCTGCTTCATGAACAGCGTCATTCAGTCTCTGTCCAACACTCGGGAACTCCGGGACTTCTTCCATG ACCGCTCCTTTGAGGCTGAGATCAACTACAACAACCCACTAGGGACTGGTGGGCGTCTGGCCATTGGCTTTGCTGTGCTGCTTCGGGCGCTGTGGAAGGGCACCCACCATGCCTTCCAGCCTTCCAAGTTGAAG GCCATTGTGGCGAGTAAGGCCAGCCAGTTCACAGGCTATGCGCAGCATGACGCCCAAGAGTTCATGGCTTTCCTGCTGGATGGGCTGCACGAGGACCTGAATCGGATTCAGAACAAGCCCTACACAGAGACTGTGGACTCAGATGGGCGGCCTGATGAG GTGGTAGCCGAGGAAGCATGGCAGCGGCACAAGATGAGGAATGACTCTTTCATCGTGGACCTATTTCAGGGCCAGTACAAGTCTAAGCTGGTGTGCCCTGTGTGTGCCAAG GTCTCCATCACTTTTGACCCATTTCTTTATCTGCCGGTGCCCTTGCCACAAAAGCAAAAGGTTCTCCCCGTCTTTTATTTTGCCCGAGAGCCCCACAGCAAGCCCGTCAAG TTCCTGGTGAGCATCAGCAAGGAGAACTCCACTGCGAGTGAAGTATTGGACTCCCTCTCTCAGAGCGTTCATGTGAAGCCTGAGAACCTGCGTTTGGCAGAG GTAATTAAGAATCGTTTCCAACGTGTGTTCCTGCCCTCCCACTCACTGGACACTGTGTCCCCATCTGATATGCTCCTCTGCTTTGAGCTGCTATCCCCAGAGTTGGCTAAGGAGCGGGTAGTGGTGCTAGAGGTGCAACAG CGCCCTCAGGTGCCCAGCGTCCCCATCTCCAAGTGTGCAGCCTGCCAGCGGAAGCAACAGTCGGAGGATGAAAAACTGAAGCGCTGTACCCGGTGCTATCGTGTGGGCTACTGCAACCA gCTCTGCCAGAAAACCCACTGGCCTGACCACAAGGGCCTCTGCCGACCTGAGAACATTGGGTACCCCTTCCTGGTCAGTGTACCCGCCTCACGCCTCACTTATGCACGCCTCGCTCAGCTGCTAGAGGGCTACGCCCG GTACTCTGTGAGTGTATTCCAGCCACCCTTTCAACCTGGCCGCATGGCCTTGGAGTCTCAGAGCCCTGGCTGCACCACACTGCTCTCCACTGGCTCCCTGGAGGCTGGGGACAGTGAGAGGGACCCCATTCAGCCACCTGAGCTCCAGCTGGTGACCCCTGTGGCTGATGGGGACACAGGGCCTCTCCGGGTATGGACAGCCCCTGACCGGGGTCCTGTGCCCAGCACCAGTGGAATTTCTTCTGACATGCTGGCCAGTGGGCCCATTGAGGTTGGCTCCTTGCCTGCTAGCGAGAGGGTGTCCCGACCTGAAG CCGCTGTGCCCGGGTACCAGCACCCAAGTGAAGCTTTGAATGCCCACACACCCCagttcttcatctataaaattgacTCATCCAACCGAGAGCAGCGGCTAGAGGATAAAG GAGACACCCCACTGGAGCTGGGTGATGATTGTAGCCTGGCTCTTGTCTGGCGGAACAATGAGCGATTGCAGGAGTTTGTGTTGGTAGCCTCTAAAGAGCTGGAATGTGCTGAGGATCCAGGCTCTGCTGGTGAGGCTGCCCGGGCTGGCCACTTCACCCTGGACCAGTGCCTCAACCTCTTCACACGGCCTGAGGTGCTGGCACCCGAGGAGGCCTG GTACTGCCCACAGTGCAAACAGCACCGTGAGGCCTCCAAGCAGCTGTTGCTATGGCGCCTGCCAAATGTTCTCATCGTGCAGCTCAAGCGCTTCTCCTTTCGTAGTTTTATCTGGCGTGACAAGATCAATGACTTGGTGGAGTTCCCTGTTCG GAATCTGGACCTGAGCAAGTTCTGCATTGGCCAGAAAGAGGAGCAGCTGCCCAACTACGATCTGTATGCTGTCATTAACCACTATGGAGGCATGATCGGTGGCCACTACACTGCCTGTGCACGCCTGCCCAATGATCGTAGCAGTCAGCGCAGTGACGTGG GCTGGCGCTTGTTTGATGACAGCACGGTGACAACGGTAGACGAGAGCCAGGTCGTGACACGTTATGCCTATGTACTCTTCTATCGCCGGCGGAACTCTCCTGTGGAGAGGCCCCCCAGGGCAGGTCACTCTGAGCACCACCCAGACCTAGGCCCTGCAGCCGAGGCTGCTGCCAGCCAG GCTTCCCGGATTtggcaggagctggaggctgaggaggagccGGTGCCTGAGGGGCCTGGGCCCATGGGTCCCTGGGGGCCCCAAGACTGGGTGGGCCCCCCACCACGTGGCCCTACCACACCAGATGAGGGCTGCCTCCGGTACTTTGTCCTGGGCACCGTGGCAGCTTTGGTGGCCCTCGTGCTCAACGTGTTCTATCCTCTGGTATCCCAGAGTCGCTGGAGATGA
- the USP19 gene encoding ubiquitin carboxyl-terminal hydrolase 19 isoform X3, producing MSGGASATGPRRGPPGLEDASSKKKQKDRANQESKDGDPRKETGSRYVTQAGLELLASGDPSASASCAAGITGSHHRTRLFFPSSSGSASTPREEQTKAELLLDWRQSAEEVIVKLRVGVGPLQLEDIDAAFTDTDCVVRFSGGQQWGGVFYAEIKGSCAKVQTRKGSLLHLTLPKKVPMLTWPSLLKKPLGTQELVPGLQCQENGKELSPIALEPGPEPHRAKQEARNQKRAQGRGEVGSGAGPGAQAGPSAKRAVHLCRGPEGEGSRDGPGPRGDAPPFVADLATQVEADEQHCIPPLNPQTCLLGSEENLALSVGEKAVSPGNDPVSPAMVRSRNPVKDDCVKEEMTVAADAATLVDEPESMVNLAFVKNDSYEKGPDSVVVHVYVKEICRDTSRVLFREQDFTLIFQTRDGNFLRLHPGCGPHTIFRWQVKLRNLIEPEQCTFCFTASRIDICLRKRQSQRWGGLEAPAARGAVGGAKVAVPTGPTPLDSTPPGGAPHSLTGQEEARAVEKDKSKARSEDTGLDSVAARTPMEHVTPKPETHLASPKPTCMVPPMPHSPVSGDSVEEEEEEEKKVCLPGFTGLVNLGNTCFMNSVIQSLSNTRELRDFFHDRSFEAEINYNNPLGTGGRLAIGFAVLLRALWKGTHHAFQPSKLKAIVASKASQFTGYAQHDAQEFMAFLLDGLHEDLNRIQNKPYTETVDSDGRPDEVVAEEAWQRHKMRNDSFIVDLFQGQYKSKLVCPVCAKVSITFDPFLYLPVPLPQKQKVLPVFYFAREPHSKPVKFLVSISKENSTASEVLDSLSQSVHVKPENLRLAEVIKNRFQRVFLPSHSLDTVSPSDMLLCFELLSPELAKERVVVLEVQQRPQVPSVPISKCAACQRKQQSEDEKLKRCTRCYRVGYCNQLCQKTHWPDHKGLCRPENIGYPFLVSVPASRLTYARLAQLLEGYARYSVSVFQPPFQPGRMALESQSPGCTTLLSTGSLEAGDSERDPIQPPELQLVTPVADGDTGPLRVWTAPDRGPVPSTSGISSDMLASGPIEVGSLPASERVSRPEAAVPGYQHPSEALNAHTPQFFIYKIDSSNREQRLEDKGDTPLELGDDCSLALVWRNNERLQEFVLVASKELECAEDPGSAGEAARAGHFTLDQCLNLFTRPEVLAPEEAWYCPQCKQHREASKQLLLWRLPNVLIVQLKRFSFRSFIWRDKINDLVEFPVRNLDLSKFCIGQKEEQLPNYDLYAVINHYGGMIGGHYTACARLPNDRSSQRSDVGWRLFDDSTVTTVDESQVVTRYAYVLFYRRRNSPVERPPRAGHSEHHPDLGPAAEAAASQASRIWQELEAEEEPVPEGPGPMGPWGPQDWVGPPPRGPTTPDEGCLRYFVLGTVAALVALVLNVFYPLVSQSRWR from the exons ATGTCTGGAGGGGCCAGTGCAACAGGCCCAAGGAGAGGGCCCCCAGGACTGGAGGATGCCAGTAGTAAGAAGAAGCAGAAGGATCGAGCAAACCAGGAGAGCAAGGATGGAGATCCTAGGAAAG agacagggtctcgatatgttacccaggctggtcttgaactcctggcctcaggtgatccttctgcctcagcctcctgtgcagctgggattacaggatcacACCACCGTACCCGGCTGTTCTTTCCTTCGTCGTCAGGGTCAGCATCCACTCCTCGAGAGGAGCAGACCAAAGCAG AGTTGTTGCTCGATTGGAGGCAGAGTGCAGAAGAGGTAATTGTCAAGCTTCGTGTGGGAGTAGGTCCCCTTCAGCTGGAGGACATAGATGCGGCTTTCACAGATACAGACTGTGTGGTGCGGTTTTCAG gtggTCAGCAGTGGGGTGGTGTCTTCTATGCTGAGATAAAAGGATCTTGTGCTAAAGTGCAAACCCGCAAGGGGAGTCTCCTGCACCTGACACTGCCCAAGAAGGTGCCTATGCTCACGTGGCCCTCTCTCCTG AAGAAACCTCTAGGGACCCAGGAGCTGGTGCCGGGGCTGCAGTGCCAGGAGAATGGGAAGGAACTCTCTCCCATTGCCCTAGAGCCAGGCCCTGAGCCCCACCGGGCTAAGCAGGAGGCCCGGAACCAGAAGCGGGCCCAGGGCCGTGGTGAGGTAGGCTCAGGGGCTGGCCCCGGGGCCCAGGCAGGGCCCAGCGCCAAGAGGGCTGTGCATCTCTGCAGAGGGCCAGAGGGGGAAGGGTCCAGGGATGGCCCTGGACCCCGGGGTGATGCCCCACCCTTCGTGGCTGACCTGGCCACCCAG GTTGAGGCTGATGAACAGCATTGCATACCACCACTGAACCCCCAaacctgcctcctgggctcagaggagAATTTAGCCCTTTCAGTAGGAGAGAAAGCAGTGTCTCCCGGGAATGACCCAGTGTCTCCAGCCATGGTCCGGAGCAGAAATCCTGTGAAAGATGACTGTGTCAAGGAGGAGATGACAGTGGCAGCAGATGCTGCAACCTTGGTGGATG AACCTGAGTCGATGGTGAACCTGGCATTTGTCAAGAATGACTCGTATGAGAAAGGCCCGGATTCAGTGGTGGTGCACGTGTACGTGAAGGAGATCTGCAGGGATACCTCAAGAGTACTCTTCCGTGAGCAGGACTTCACACTCATCTTCCAGACCAG GGATGGAAACTTCTTGAGGCTGCACCCGGGTTGTGGGCCCCACACCATCTTCCGTTGGCAGGTGAAGCTCAG GAATCTGATTGAGCCAGAGCAGTGCACCTTCTGTTTCACGGCTTCTCGCATCGACATCTGCCTTCGTAAGAGGCAGAGTCAGCGCTGGGGGGGCCTGGAGGCCCCAGCTGCACGAG GTGCAGTGGGTGGTGCAAAGGTTGCCGTGCCGACAGGTCCAACCCCTCTGGATTCAACCCCACCAGGAGGTgctccccactccctgacaggccagGAGGAGGCCCGGGCTGTGGAGAAGGATAAATCCAAGGCAAGATCTGAGGACACGGGGCTAGACAGTGTGGCAGCCCGCACACCCATGGAGCATGTAACCCCAAAGCCAGAGACACACCTGGCCTCG CCCAAGCCCACATGTATGGTGCCTCCCATGCCCCACAGCCCAGTGAGTGGAGAcagtgtggaggaggaggaagaagaagagaagaaggtgTGTCTGCCAGGCTTCACTGGCCTTGTCAATTTAGGCAACACCTGCTTCATGAACAGCGTCATTCAGTCTCTGTCCAACACTCGGGAACTCCGGGACTTCTTCCATG ACCGCTCCTTTGAGGCTGAGATCAACTACAACAACCCACTAGGGACTGGTGGGCGTCTGGCCATTGGCTTTGCTGTGCTGCTTCGGGCGCTGTGGAAGGGCACCCACCATGCCTTCCAGCCTTCCAAGTTGAAG GCCATTGTGGCGAGTAAGGCCAGCCAGTTCACAGGCTATGCGCAGCATGACGCCCAAGAGTTCATGGCTTTCCTGCTGGATGGGCTGCACGAGGACCTGAATCGGATTCAGAACAAGCCCTACACAGAGACTGTGGACTCAGATGGGCGGCCTGATGAG GTGGTAGCCGAGGAAGCATGGCAGCGGCACAAGATGAGGAATGACTCTTTCATCGTGGACCTATTTCAGGGCCAGTACAAGTCTAAGCTGGTGTGCCCTGTGTGTGCCAAG GTCTCCATCACTTTTGACCCATTTCTTTATCTGCCGGTGCCCTTGCCACAAAAGCAAAAGGTTCTCCCCGTCTTTTATTTTGCCCGAGAGCCCCACAGCAAGCCCGTCAAG TTCCTGGTGAGCATCAGCAAGGAGAACTCCACTGCGAGTGAAGTATTGGACTCCCTCTCTCAGAGCGTTCATGTGAAGCCTGAGAACCTGCGTTTGGCAGAG GTAATTAAGAATCGTTTCCAACGTGTGTTCCTGCCCTCCCACTCACTGGACACTGTGTCCCCATCTGATATGCTCCTCTGCTTTGAGCTGCTATCCCCAGAGTTGGCTAAGGAGCGGGTAGTGGTGCTAGAGGTGCAACAG CGCCCTCAGGTGCCCAGCGTCCCCATCTCCAAGTGTGCAGCCTGCCAGCGGAAGCAACAGTCGGAGGATGAAAAACTGAAGCGCTGTACCCGGTGCTATCGTGTGGGCTACTGCAACCA gCTCTGCCAGAAAACCCACTGGCCTGACCACAAGGGCCTCTGCCGACCTGAGAACATTGGGTACCCCTTCCTGGTCAGTGTACCCGCCTCACGCCTCACTTATGCACGCCTCGCTCAGCTGCTAGAGGGCTACGCCCG GTACTCTGTGAGTGTATTCCAGCCACCCTTTCAACCTGGCCGCATGGCCTTGGAGTCTCAGAGCCCTGGCTGCACCACACTGCTCTCCACTGGCTCCCTGGAGGCTGGGGACAGTGAGAGGGACCCCATTCAGCCACCTGAGCTCCAGCTGGTGACCCCTGTGGCTGATGGGGACACAGGGCCTCTCCGGGTATGGACAGCCCCTGACCGGGGTCCTGTGCCCAGCACCAGTGGAATTTCTTCTGACATGCTGGCCAGTGGGCCCATTGAGGTTGGCTCCTTGCCTGCTAGCGAGAGGGTGTCCCGACCTGAAG CCGCTGTGCCCGGGTACCAGCACCCAAGTGAAGCTTTGAATGCCCACACACCCCagttcttcatctataaaattgacTCATCCAACCGAGAGCAGCGGCTAGAGGATAAAG GAGACACCCCACTGGAGCTGGGTGATGATTGTAGCCTGGCTCTTGTCTGGCGGAACAATGAGCGATTGCAGGAGTTTGTGTTGGTAGCCTCTAAAGAGCTGGAATGTGCTGAGGATCCAGGCTCTGCTGGTGAGGCTGCCCGGGCTGGCCACTTCACCCTGGACCAGTGCCTCAACCTCTTCACACGGCCTGAGGTGCTGGCACCCGAGGAGGCCTG GTACTGCCCACAGTGCAAACAGCACCGTGAGGCCTCCAAGCAGCTGTTGCTATGGCGCCTGCCAAATGTTCTCATCGTGCAGCTCAAGCGCTTCTCCTTTCGTAGTTTTATCTGGCGTGACAAGATCAATGACTTGGTGGAGTTCCCTGTTCG GAATCTGGACCTGAGCAAGTTCTGCATTGGCCAGAAAGAGGAGCAGCTGCCCAACTACGATCTGTATGCTGTCATTAACCACTATGGAGGCATGATCGGTGGCCACTACACTGCCTGTGCACGCCTGCCCAATGATCGTAGCAGTCAGCGCAGTGACGTGG GCTGGCGCTTGTTTGATGACAGCACGGTGACAACGGTAGACGAGAGCCAGGTCGTGACACGTTATGCCTATGTACTCTTCTATCGCCGGCGGAACTCTCCTGTGGAGAGGCCCCCCAGGGCAGGTCACTCTGAGCACCACCCAGACCTAGGCCCTGCAGCCGAGGCTGCTGCCAGCCAG GCTTCCCGGATTtggcaggagctggaggctgaggaggagccGGTGCCTGAGGGGCCTGGGCCCATGGGTCCCTGGGGGCCCCAAGACTGGGTGGGCCCCCCACCACGTGGCCCTACCACACCAGATGAGGGCTGCCTCCGGTACTTTGTCCTGGGCACCGTGGCAGCTTTGGTGGCCCTCGTGCTCAACGTGTTCTATCCTCTGGTATCCCAGAGTCGCTGGAGATGA